Within the Verrucomicrobiia bacterium genome, the region AGGCAATGTCGCGAAACTGGTCGGGGGCATTAAATAGTTCTCCGCGCGGATTTCGCCCGAGTTGCGTATGATTGTGCACCGATTGATGCAACAGCGCGCGCGCCTTCTCGATGCCCGCGAGCGCGAGGTAGTGCGCCTGGATTCTATCGCCAAAATTTTTCGTCACCTTCAAATCCATCGTCGCGGTGTGGAGCACACCGACCACGATCAATGCCAGCAGTACCACGCACCAGAGCAAACCGACCAGAATGGAGCCGCGCTGGCGCATATATTATTGTGGCTGCCCTCCGTTTTGCGAACTGTCCGTGGTGGCGTCCGATTGAGTGGCAGCGGAGCCCGAACTGGTGGTCGTGGTGTTTTTCAAATTCAATTCCACCACGGTTTGAAATGCGAGCGGCGGTTCGACTTCTCGTTCGCCGTCGTCGGTCATTTTTTTGGATTTGGGATTTGAATCCATCAACAACGTGATTCGCACGGCGGCGGGCAGGCCGGACAAGTTCGGCTGGTCGCGCTGCGTGGTTTCGCGCTTGCCGGATTTGATTTCGCCCCAGGTGTCGTACCAATCCTCACCGTCGAAGTATTCAAACTTGAGCCCGACGATGCCGTCGGCGATTTCCTCTTTGTTACCGCCGGATAAAGGGTCGCGCGCCATGGTGGGATTTCGGCGCCGCCAGATGCTGAACTGATGCGTCTTCGGATCTTCATTGACGTAAATACTTTCCTGGCAGAAATCGCTTTCGCGCGGGTGACGTGGCGTATAATTATGCGTTCCGAAATCCAGATTATCGGCCTGCACTTTGCCCAGCGTGCGGGGCATGCCGAGAAAATCCATGTCGCGGGACAACGAGCAGGCGCCGCGCAAATCGGCGGTGATCAAGGCCATCGCCACGCGCGCGTTTTGAATAATCTCTGTCCTTGGCTCAATCATTTTTTGACTCGAAAAACCGGCGCTCAAACACAAGTAGGCGCTCACCAAAATCAACGACATCAATGCCGCGCCGATCACGACTTCAATCAAGGTAAAACCTGTTTCACGTAGCTTCACGACGCTCCCTTTCGCGACTTTTTCGACTTTGAATCCTTGTGACGGTTTGTGTTCGAGGTGTTGTCATCGTCCGGCTCGAACAACATTGTCTTCAATTCGTAAATCTCGCGTCCCGTCTGCGCCTGCATCACCATCACGCTCACTTCATGCAATCCGGCGATGTCCGTTCCGGCAATCGTCTCCGTCCAGCGGTAAAGCGGCAGAGCCGTGCCGCAATCACCATTTTCATCGCCGTTGTCGAGTTCGTGCGTTGCGCGCAGTTCCTCGATCTTGCCCTGTGCAAACAGCGCCGCGACGGTTTGCAATTCCGATTCTTTGCTCGACGCGAGCGCGGTGGTGATGCCATGCACCAATCCCGTGAGCGCGATTCCCAAAATCAAAATCGCAACCATCACTTCGATCAGCGAAAACCCGGCGTCATTGCGCAAAACATTCATTCGTGTTTTGGCTCTCCAATCGTCACGCGCGAGGTGATCGCATTCAAACGGAGCGGCAGTTGAAATCCGCTACGGTCCTTGAGCAGCACCATCGCGCCGTCCGCCGTGCCATCGGAATAAAAGGTCAGCGTCGAATCCGGGCTGGGCATCGGCAATGAGGCTTCGCTTTCCGCGCCGGGCTCTGGCTGCGTTTCCGGCGTTTCATAAACCTGCACGGTAATTCGTTTGTCCAATTTTCCTTTGCTTCCGCTTACGTCCTCAAGCGGCGCAAAATCCTCGATCAAGCCTTGCCGCTGCTTTTTTTCCACTTCGTAGTCGCCAGTGCCCGGATCAATTTTAACGCGCAAGGTCTGGTTCAAACTGACCGCGCGACTCGATGCGAGTTCGACGACGTTGACCAACTCTCGCGCATTCGAGCGGAGCAATGTGTCTTCAAATGTCCCCTTCATTTCCGGAATGATCATGGCCGTCAAAATCGCGATCAACACCACCACAACCATGATTTCGATCAGCGTGAAGGCGCCGCTCGCATTCGTGCTCTCGAAACATGATGGTTTTGTCTGCATGATTACCAGTTGCCGATTTCGACTGCGTCGCTGCCCGTGCCGCCGGACGACGAAATATCAAAGCTCGACGGATGATGAGTGCCGGGCACGCGATATTGATAGGGATGTCCCCAGGGATCGTCGCGCTGCTGCTTGATGTACGGGCCGCGCCATTTTTTATCGGCGTCATCGGTGGGCGGGTCCACGAGCACTTTCAGGCCTTCTTCCGCGGTCGGGTAGCGATCCATGTGGACATAGAAACGCTCGACCGCCGATTCGAGTTCGGCGATGTGCGCCTTGGCCGCGCTGATCTTTGCGTCCTGCGTCGTGCCCATGAATTGCGGAATGATGGTCGCCGCGAGAATGCCGAGGATGACCACCACCACCATGATTTCAATCAGCGTGAAGGCGCCCGCGCGCCGACGCGCGCACGCGGCGCAGTCAATTTTGCTGATCGTTGTTTCTGATTTATTTTTCGTTTGCATCGTCAGGTTTGCTTTGAGGTTCAATGAATCGCCCGGCTCATCTTGAAAATCGGCAACAGGATCGCGATGACCATGAAGCCCACCAGCGAGCCGACGACGAGAATCAGCGCCGGGGCCAGCAGGGAAATGAGCGTCTTGGTTTTCGCGCGCATGTGGCGCTCCTCGATGTCCGCGACCTTGAGGAGCATTTCGTCGAGCCGCCCGCTTTGTTCGCCGACATCAATCATTTGCACGACCGTCTTGGGAAACATTCCGTACTTGCGCAACGGCGCGGCAAGGGAATCGCCACCGCGCGTTTCGTCGGCCACACGCGCCACCTGCGCGGCGAGGACGCGATTGCCGATCGTATTCTCCACGATTTTTAATGCGGGCAAGAGTGAGACGCCGCTTTTTTCCAGCGTGCCGAGCGTTCGGGCAAAACGTCCCAATGCCGCCGAGCGGAAAACGCCGCCCATGACGGGAATCTGCAATTTAATTTTGTCCCAATTTTCCGCGCCTTCATTCGTGCTCAGATACCAGCGGATGCCGAAGACCGAGCCCACAATTCCGATGAGTATCCACGGCCAGTAATGATGCAACCCACTGCTGACCTTGAGCAGAATGAGCGTCGGCAAGGGCAACACATCGAGCATTTCCTGAAGCATGCCGAAGAGTCGAGGCAGGACAACCGTCAACAAAATGGTCACGGTGAAAATGCCGAATAGCAGGACAAACAAGGGGTAGGCCACGGCTGCCTGAACTTCGCTGCGGATTTCGTCTTCGTGTTCGAGCAATTCGGCGAGATCGGACATCACCTTGGGCAACTCGCCGGCCTCTTCGCCGACGCGCACCATGCTAGCGTAAAGGCGGCTGAATAATTTTGGATGCTCATCAAGCGACGCAGAAAATGAAGAGCCTTTGCGCAGCGAATCCGCGATCTGCAAAACGACTTCGCGCAACGCCGGGTTTTCCTCCTGTTCGCCGAGGCTGTCGAGCGCCTGCGGAATGGGAATGGCGGAAGAGAGCAGCGCACTCATCTCGCGGGTGAACGCGGTGATTTCCTTGCGCTTGACGCCGCTGCCAAAACTGAAACCGGATGACCTAGCAGACTTGGCGACGGATGCCGTTGAAGATTCTCCGCCGCCACATAATTCCAGTTGCGAGGGAAATACGCCGCGCCGCCCGAGCAGTTGCAGCGCGGACTTGCGGTCTTCCGCCTCAACGATGCCACTCGTCGGCGTGCCGCCCGCTTCGATGGCCTGATAGCGAAACGAATTCATTCGAGCATGTCCCCGGAGGAGACGCGTAAAATTTCCTCGAGCGTCGTGACGCCCTGGGCGGCCTTGCGCAAGGCGTCTTCGTGCATCGTCATCATTTTGCCTTGCGCAGTGGCTTTGAGTTCCACGTTGGAACGCTTTTGCAAAATCAGTTCGCGCAATTCGTTGGTGAGCGAAAGCAATTCAAAAATGCCCACGCGTCCGCGATAGCCGGTGCCGCGGCATTCCTCACAGCCACCGCCGCGATAAAATGTGCCTTCGATTTTTCCGCCACTGATGGTATCGATCTGCTCGCGCAAGGACGACGATACTTCGCTCGGTGCGCGGCAATTCTGGCAGATGCGCCGCAGCAATCTTTGGGCAAGCACGCCTTCGAGCGCGGAGGCGATGAGAAACGCCTCGACGCCCATGTCTATCAAACGCGTGACGGCGCCGGTGGAATCGTTGGTGTGAAGCGTGCTGAAAACCTGGTGGCCGGTGAGCGCGGCGCGAATCGCGATCTCGGCGGTTTCGGAGTCGCGGATTTCGCCGACCATCACGACGTCGGGATCCTGGCGCAAGATCGCGCGCAGGCCGGTGGCGAAGGTAAAGTCGCGGCTGGGGCGCACGGGGATTTGCGCGACGCCAGGCAATTCATATTCGACCGGGTCTTCGATGGTGAGAATTTTTAATTCCGGCGTGTAGATACTGCGCAGGATCGAGTAAAGCGAGGTGGTCTTGCCGCTGCCCGTCGGGCCGGTGGCGAGAAAAAGGCCGTGAGGTTTTTCAACCAGCCGCGATAATATTGCCGAACGCTCCGTGTCCAAGCCAAGTTCCTGCGAGGTGAGCGGCGCGTTGCTTTTTTCCAGCAGGCGCATGACGAGACTTTCGCCGTGGACGGTAGGCATCGTGCCGACGCGAATATCCACGCGCGTGCCGCGATGATGAATCTGGATGTGGCCATCCTGCGGCATGAAACGCTCGGCGATATTCATGTCCGCCATGATCTTGATGCGCGAGACGATGGCCGCGTGAAGGTTGCGGGGCGGCGGCGGTTTCTCCTGCAAGAGACCGTCAATGCGATAGCGCAGTTGAAGGCTCGACTCGAAGGGCACGAGGTGAATATCGCTCGCGCGTTCGCGGACGGCGGTGGAGACGATGACGTTGACGAGGTTGACGACCGTGGGCTCGTTCGCCATGACTTCGATGTCGTGGAGATTGCCGCCTTCGCCGTTGGTGGTGCTCTGCGCGCCGAGATTTTCGATCATCTTCTCGACGGTCACGGAATAAAACTCAGCGATTTTTTCGGCAATATTTTCGGCGGTGTCTTCGGTTTCCTCGACTTCAAGGCCGGTGAGCAGACGAATATCATCAATGACGCGGGCGTTTCCGGGCGTACTGGTGGCGATGTGAATCACGCCATCCTGGATTTTGAGGGGCAGCACACGATGTTGCCGCGCAAAATTCGCGGGCAGCACGCGCAAGGCTTCCGGCGAGATCTCCGGCGCGTCCGAAACTTCGGAGGCAGAAAGCGTCCCTGATGATGTGGCGTTGGATTCGCTCATGTTCCAATTAACCGCCAATTCATGATTGGTGAATCATTTGTAATCATACGTCCCCGCTCCAATAAACCAGCGATTGTTACGTCGCAGGTTCAAGCAATACAGACACTGCAAACCCGAAATCGTTGCAAAGTTTTTTTGAATCGCGCGCTTTAGCCGCAATTTTTCCGCTCACCGCCTCCACAAAACGCAATTCATCGAAGACACATCGGGTCGGCAGAGAAGGGTCCTGTTATCTATTGAAAGACCAGCCCTCCTGCGCCCGCAGTAACTTAGTTACAATGACTCCGGGTGTTTCCTTTGGCTCTGATTTCAAGCGGAGTATGAAATGTTTTTTTGAGGATGCAAGAACTTTTGATGGTGGGATAAAAGTTTGCGCACAGTCCGATAGCGGGCGACGGGTAGTTCGAGAAACGGTTGAAAACCGTTTCCTGGGCACGTGTTTCGAGTTTTCCCCCAACTAAAGTTGGGGGTTAATGAGAAGTGATGGGCGAGTGGGCCGACGCTAGTTCCATAAGAAGATTTCTTTCGTCCCGTGCGGGACTTGGATCGAAGGAGAATTCAGCCCAGCAATAAATTGCTGGGCTAAGATCTGCCGTCCCTGCGGGACTTCGGACGGCGGAGCGGCAGTTCCGCCTTACCATGTCCTAGAACATCAGTCCCTGCTGGACTGCGACGGAGTATCTGTTATTCACCACGCCATCGAGAGTGGTGTGCGGCCCACGCCGAGCGTCTTCCGATTTAGACCGAGTACCTGTGAAGATTCTGCGTGCGTGGGGCGGGGCGCTGCTTTATCAATGCTGCATGACCGTATCGCCGCCGTTGCAACAGGTCGAGCGCACCTGTGTCCGTGATCGCAATCGCAAACTCATTTACTTTGCCGGTTGCGATTATTTTCGCCTCGCGAGTCATCCGCAGGTGCTCAAGGCGGCGGCTGGTGCAGTAACTCGTTACGGCCTCAACGTGTCGGCGTCGCGCGTCACGACGGGTAATCATGTTCTTTACGAAAAATTGGAGCGCGATCTTGCCAATTTTTTTGCGGTTCCGGAAGCCACGCTTGCGTCGAATGGTTACGTGCCCAATCTCATGGTGGCGCAGGCGCTCGCGGGGCAATTTTCGCATGCGTTGATTGATGAACGCGCACACGGCTGTCTGGCGGACGCGGCGCAGTTGCTTGATTGCCCTGTGATTAAATTCAGGCATCGTGACGCGGGCGACTTAGCGCGCATTGTCGGACGATTGAATCATTCCAAACCGCTTTTGCTCACTGACG harbors:
- a CDS encoding prepilin-type N-terminal cleavage/methylation domain-containing protein, whose product is MKLRETGFTLIEVVIGAALMSLILVSAYLCLSAGFSSQKMIEPRTEIIQNARVAMALITADLRGACSLSRDMDFLGMPRTLGKVQADNLDFGTHNYTPRHPRESDFCQESIYVNEDPKTHQFSIWRRRNPTMARDPLSGGNKEEIADGIVGLKFEYFDGEDWYDTWGEIKSGKRETTQRDQPNLSGLPAAVRITLLMDSNPKSKKMTDDGEREVEPPLAFQTVVELNLKNTTTTSSGSAATQSDATTDSSQNGGQPQ
- a CDS encoding GspE/PulE family protein, with the protein product MSESNATSSGTLSASEVSDAPEISPEALRVLPANFARQHRVLPLKIQDGVIHIATSTPGNARVIDDIRLLTGLEVEETEDTAENIAEKIAEFYSVTVEKMIENLGAQSTTNGEGGNLHDIEVMANEPTVVNLVNVIVSTAVRERASDIHLVPFESSLQLRYRIDGLLQEKPPPPRNLHAAIVSRIKIMADMNIAERFMPQDGHIQIHHRGTRVDIRVGTMPTVHGESLVMRLLEKSNAPLTSQELGLDTERSAILSRLVEKPHGLFLATGPTGSGKTTSLYSILRSIYTPELKILTIEDPVEYELPGVAQIPVRPSRDFTFATGLRAILRQDPDVVMVGEIRDSETAEIAIRAALTGHQVFSTLHTNDSTGAVTRLIDMGVEAFLIASALEGVLAQRLLRRICQNCRAPSEVSSSLREQIDTISGGKIEGTFYRGGGCEECRGTGYRGRVGIFELLSLTNELRELILQKRSNVELKATAQGKMMTMHEDALRKAAQGVTTLEEILRVSSGDMLE
- a CDS encoding GspH/FimT family pseudopilin, whose protein sequence is MQTKPSCFESTNASGAFTLIEIMVVVVLIAILTAMIIPEMKGTFEDTLLRSNARELVNVVELASSRAVSLNQTLRVKIDPGTGDYEVEKKQRQGLIEDFAPLEDVSGSKGKLDKRITVQVYETPETQPEPGAESEASLPMPSPDSTLTFYSDGTADGAMVLLKDRSGFQLPLRLNAITSRVTIGEPKHE
- a CDS encoding type II secretion system F family protein, which encodes MNSFRYQAIEAGGTPTSGIVEAEDRKSALQLLGRRGVFPSQLELCGGGESSTASVAKSARSSGFSFGSGVKRKEITAFTREMSALLSSAIPIPQALDSLGEQEENPALREVVLQIADSLRKGSSFSASLDEHPKLFSRLYASMVRVGEEAGELPKVMSDLAELLEHEDEIRSEVQAAVAYPLFVLLFGIFTVTILLTVVLPRLFGMLQEMLDVLPLPTLILLKVSSGLHHYWPWILIGIVGSVFGIRWYLSTNEGAENWDKIKLQIPVMGGVFRSAALGRFARTLGTLEKSGVSLLPALKIVENTIGNRVLAAQVARVADETRGGDSLAAPLRKYGMFPKTVVQMIDVGEQSGRLDEMLLKVADIEERHMRAKTKTLISLLAPALILVVGSLVGFMVIAILLPIFKMSRAIH
- the gspG gene encoding type II secretion system major pseudopilin GspG, encoding MQTKNKSETTISKIDCAACARRRAGAFTLIEIMVVVVILGILAATIIPQFMGTTQDAKISAAKAHIAELESAVERFYVHMDRYPTAEEGLKVLVDPPTDDADKKWRGPYIKQQRDDPWGHPYQYRVPGTHHPSSFDISSSGGTGSDAVEIGNW
- a CDS encoding prepilin-type N-terminal cleavage/methylation domain-containing protein yields the protein MNVLRNDAGFSLIEVMVAILILGIALTGLVHGITTALASSKESELQTVAALFAQGKIEELRATHELDNGDENGDCGTALPLYRWTETIAGTDIAGLHEVSVMVMQAQTGREIYELKTMLFEPDDDNTSNTNRHKDSKSKKSRKGAS